The Syngnathus acus chromosome 2, fSynAcu1.2, whole genome shotgun sequence genomic interval GCGTCTGTCGAAACGGGCTCACTGAGGCCAGCTGCGGTCCGGGCTGGAAACTGGACCACAACACATGTAAGGGGGGTTTTAAGATTTGCATGCAGATACAGAAAATGGGGACAGAACCCGGTCTCCAAAAGCATGGAGAATTGATCCTCCCACTAAAATTGTGTATAATTGCCTATGGCAGTGGTTCGCAAAGTACCGCAGGAAAAAATACTTGGCCCTACAAGTATTGCCATCATAACCAACATTATATGAACTACAGTAAATATGTAGTACAGCCGTTTAGTAGGCCTAAGCCTTCATCAAAAGTGAGATTCCTCAAAAGTATATTTTATGGTAAGCCACTGTAACATTACATACACTTTGAGCAATACCACTGCGCTTAAAtatatggggaaaaaatttgCTCTTAGATAATTTtcgttgttttgttgttatgCGTCGCTTCAACATACTCCTTTGACGTCAATTACTAATTTCCTATTACCCGgggctttgctgccatctactGGCATTTTAAGGTGTTACAAAAGGAccgccacaaaaaaaacttccaaaACTGGCAACTTTTCAGCTAATAgctggggatgggttaaaaagaaaagcaccAAAAAAAGGTGAATCTGCAACAAGTGAACTGCAAATAGACAAATAGAATTGGTGAAATTTGCACAGTACCTAAGCAGATTGTTTCCTGTAGGTGAATGTCAATGCGAAGGTCAGGATGAGGGCAAGTGGTGCCCCGTCGGCCAGCGCTGGAACGAGGAGCTGTGCGGCTGCGTGTGCACCGCCCAGTGTCCCGGGAATCAACCTCTCAACCCCGACACCTGCTTGTGTCAGTGCAGAGAAAGTCCACAGACATGTCTACGGCAAGGCAAGAGGTTCAACCCTAACACCTGCAGGTaagctgaaaaaaagaatagtcAATGTAGCTACTTTCTTTTTCATCCATATTTGCTTTTTACCTGCTAGTTTCgttgcatttttagttttaatttCCGGTGAGATAGTCAACCATGACTGATTGACGACATCTTGAGTTCTAGCAAGACGGGGGAAAAAGGGAGAAAAGTGAACGAGGAGcattgaaatcattcagagaTGCAAGATATCCCCTCTTCCATTGACTTATTTAAGAGTTTGGTGTTGTCGGCCCAAAGAATGCTTCAAagctaataataaaaagaaaagacttgCCTCAAAATTCTCAGTATAAACTGAAAACATATACggggtatttttttccagttatTAGCTCATTTAGCATTGTTTTCATTACTCCGCTCACAATGATAGCAAAGCGATGGGAACATGTTATGATAGCGTGAAAGTCGAGCCAACAATAGCCATTTTTTCCTCAGTATGAGGACTTATTAAGCTGTTGGAGAGAAACTATTTTCAGAGGTTTATTTTGTTCTGCCAAGTTATCAAAATTCCATCAAAAACAGTAAAAGTCCATTTATACTTTACAGAAGTGTAATACCAGTATCTGTACTACTTCTGTGAAGCATTCGAGTACTTTTGCAACCCGTCACAAATTTAGGGACAGTCTGAAACacttcatgtgtgtgtgtataaaaaaaataaaagcataacACGGCTAATATTAGAAAGGTACGCCACCAAAATTCATAATATGGCATCTCCATTTAGCGCACTGCTATTTCTGAATATTTCAAAGCGATCACCATTTTATGGGCATAAAGAAGTGACACTCTCCTCACCCGCATCAGGTTTTTTGCGACTTTTGTTCCTCAACTGTCATCCTCATCCCTGCATAAGTAACAAAGCCCGAGACCACTTGTGTTGGGAATCGCCCCTTTTGATTCACCTCGTCACTAAACATGATTGTGCTGCTCTCAATCATTTCTTCCTtaataaatatgtaaatagGAGGCACTCAGAAGAGAAGCAAAATCTAAATGAGCGTCAAACATTGGTGACTCGAAAGCTTCTCCATTGACTTTTGTTTGGATGCTTCCTTTTATGGACAAGAGACGTCCCCGGCACCCAACCGCGTTCTTAGCTGCGAGCGTGTGGTGCCGTTCCCACAGCTCGCACGCAAGAGGCCTCTGACCCGAGAGGCCTGAGCTTGCTGACAGTGAGCAGAGCACAGCAACCATCAGGCCGCCGGGCAGCCACAGAGATGGATGGAGTGAcaggacaaaaagaaaaacatacaagGAGACGGGAGCTGAGCCATGAGGGAAAGTTCAGACGTGCGGGTGATTTGTCACAGTGGACGTTCTCAGGCATTTTGTGAGGGAAGAAAGGAGCGCATCAACATGGATTTGCCACAAAAACATCAGCTTGTACTTTTTGTTATGCATGGGATGAGGGTTGCAAAATCctaggaatttttttttttttaggttgatTGGCAGGAATTTATGTGAATCAACCAGCAATTTTAAACGGGAAACTGAAACGTAGTTGGCCAAAATGTAATGTTGCATCATCTTGACAAAATCAAGCCAATTTATTACAAACAGGGTCATACCTTGCGTTATCCCAAATGAGAggttttgattgatttttaaataaatttgctTAAAGAAATGAactgtaaaatatatattttttgtattaggTATCCTGTAATTGACCCAATTGCATATTCAATACAATTGAAACATACTGACTACTTTGAAAGCAAAGcatatattataaaatataaactctttagaatttttttattatcccTCAACTAAACAATCATTTAAaatttcaagaaaaacaagtttaaATTCACGCTTTAGAGACCTGAACACATCACCCCCTTTGAAAAATGTGGAATATTCCCCAAGTCAGTGGTTCACAGCCTTTTTTCAGTGATGTATCCTACTACCccctgtgaaatattttttcagccAAGTGCGCCCTCCCCCATGCAAAGCATTTTTGCATGGGAAAAAACAGTGCAGGGCCATCAGTGTCTGATTTATTCAACTTTGGAACTCCATTTGTTGTTGTATCTCTTGAACTATTTGGATATATATAACTCCAAAAACAAGGAAATAATTGACtgaattgtaaataaatgtgtgtacaTCAAAATAATTGTCAACATAAAGCATCCTCCTTAGGGATCCTCGTACAAATCTGTTCCCAAATGAAATGTCAGAGATGGGCCAACATATTTTGGGCAGTTCAATGTGTATTATCAGATTCagagtggggggggaaaaatgttcGAACAGTCAAATGTCAATCAGTGAAATGTGTGAATCTAATACCTTTCCATTAAATTGCCTTTAGTTGCCTTGTAAACTTTACAGTTTGGAATATTTCACTTTGAATTGTCCATGAAAATCAAACGCATGCTTTTTAACAATTTCCCACCCAAGTTGGGACTAATGAAAGGTTTTCCCTTTTTCCACTATTCCCAAGTTGCTACAGGTTACCCTGCAGGACCCCCAAACGCGCCTGCCTGTCTGGCTTTTACTACAGCCACCAAGTCTGCCAGTGCATCCCCAACTATATGAAGCCTGCGTGGAATTAGCCGGTCACAGAGTAGAAAAGACAAGATGCCAGCCGAGGACGCCGTTTAAACCTTGGGAAACTTGTGGCCTGACACTACAGAAGAGACCAAGGGGTGGAGCAGAACAACAAATGAACACTTATTGGATTACAACAGACTTAAGTATGATTCAAGGCGCTAAAAATGCTTGGTCCCACGGGCGGATGCAGTAACAGAAGAGGAAATGGGATATATGTGACTCACATGTGTCTGTGTACGGGTGGGCTCTTGTCCAATCGCACCTGGAGAAATGTCAAAAGGCCAGATCGGACCAATCCGTTTCAGAGCCAGCTTTGGTACCTGCTGCAACACGCTGGCGCAAGTGCGTCGACACTTTTGTTGAAATGGAAAGTGGAAGAAGATAATGACAGAGTAGACTAAAGATGAAATAAGCTCAAGGCAACTTTGCTGCAGGCTGTGAGGTGGAAGCTATGGGCCTTGCGGAGATGTCACAGCAGTATGAACATGACACCAAAATGCTTCCCCCCAACTAAACGTTTGCATTCCTACCAGAGGGCACACACTGTCCATCTTGtaaaccctgttttttcttcatcattcACTTCAGAAAGGTAATACAGCTCCTGCTGTAGGGCTGATCTACAGCTTTTTACTTGTAATTTAAATGATCCTAggcaatattaaaatgtaaatatttaattttgtttgtatttaaaacaaaagtagTTGTGAAATACTGTATTCAAGAAAATCACTCTGCCAAAGTCCATGTTTTGATTGGTGATGCTACCAACAGTGCTAAAAGAATGAATCCTAATATTTTAGAAAAAGAAAGTCTGAAATGTTTCATATTCCTTTCTGAAGTATTCCCCCCCTCACTTTCAATTAAATGATCTACTGACAAATGTCTGGACAttgtttattatatttaaaacattaaaattaattgaaataatgaaaaccTTCCCATGCTAATATTTGTGTAACTATACAACACAAACAGACCTGCAGAGACAAGTAATTTAGGTGAGCCTCGGGCAACACTTGGTGGTGCAGGCGTATTTGAATCAACATTTACTTCTATTaaagagaattaaaaaaaggccACAAGAAATTTGCTGGAAACATACCGACAGCCTGCTGTAATAGAAATAGAATCAATAATGTGAAAtacgttttatttctttccccaaacaaatataaactgcGCTCCAGCAAACCCTGACATAAGCAATTGAAACTCTAATAtgtacaatataaaaaaaataaaataaatagaacctGCTGCAAAGTTAAAACTGTGGTTCTGCAATTCGTTGAAGCCTAGGCAATGTATATAGCAGATACAGTTCAATGACAAAGATGCAATATTTGTCAAATAGTCAATGCAATGAAGCaaacctgcaaaaaaataacttgGTTAGGGTAAGAAATGCTGCAGTGACTTCAGAACTATGAGTGAAAGCTGACCCCTAGTGGCAGCACCAAGAAAAGATCAAGAGTTTGAAATTGgaaattcatttcattgtcCAATGTTAAAAGTATGACCTTGTAGATTATGACAAGAgtgcaaaatgcaaacaaagcatctttttttttcctttcttatGGCTTACTGATGGAGAAAGAGTATCCTTGCGGCAGTTCTGTCTGTGTCGGTTGCGGTCGACTCTGGCGAAACAGGAAAGGGTGGATCCAGGGCAGGCACTTCAGTACAAACGTTCAGCAAAACTGACTGGGCTTCTGCAGGCTTTTAACTCATCGACTAGCCACCGGCCTTCGCGCTTTTGGTCTGTACAGCATACATTATTAAGTCTTGAAGTGGTCTGGTGGACTTTGATCCACCCCACAGTCCCATACAAGTTCCACCGGCCAGTCACTTCTGCATCCACAAGGTCCGCTCACTTAGATTCAAGTCAGGTAGTTCAACAATTCCCTGCAACGCAAAGAATACAAGTGACTGCTTTTAGGTTCCGATTAGCCACAATAGCAGAGAGAAACTCAACATTCCGCAAAGACGTCATAGGTACTTCTCCGATGGAAAAATAGCGTGTCATTTGAACTAGGCGGCGTGATTGTGAAAACAGGATGATTTTACTATTGCTCAGATTAATGGAactggatctttttttttgggggtggggggggggctttaaacacaaaaacatacacTATCCTCAGGTCAGTCTAACACACATACATAGACCTCTCTTCTGTTTTGAGGGGCGAAATAATCCCAAACTTTGGACACTTTAGACTTTTCCTTACTTCTGTTTTCCAGTAACATTAATCTGTGTAGAAAAATGATCCCTGCGATGATCATTTAGTTACATAGTCGACAACAAGTGACTCATTGTGGACTAATCGTAAATtgatcattgatttttttccagtcaACAACTCGTACGCGAGTCACTAGCGCTCCTTGTCAGGCTTGATTGCACAGGCCCCAACCCCGGACTCATTCATCCAATCACCTTCAGACACCTTCATGGTCTTGCAGATTGTTGGAACCATAGCACAATAGCTACTCAATAttgtatcaaataaatgttttttagtAAAAGGTTATTGATTGACCAACATTTGTCTTCATTGCTGATCCCACAATATATCACCTATCACCAATCGGTCGACTCACCTTCGTCATCAGAGTCAAAGCCAAAGAGGTTGGTACAGTGCTGTAAATGGTGGTGGCGCTGCAGCTCTTCTGCACTGTTGAACGTCGTGAAGCAATTGGCACACCGATGTCTCTGCGGCGCGACGGTGACGGGAGCCTCCTCCAGCGAGGTGTAGATGTCGGATGCCGcctccttcctttttttgggcattGCGGTGAACTTCTCGTCGAGGTAGGCCGTGGGAGGCGCACGCATGTGCTTCTTGCCGTACTCGGCCAGAGTGTCCATGCACAATGTGGATCCATCGTACTCTTTTGCTAACTTGGACTTCGCTTGACCACGCTTGTCTTTGACAGACTCTGGTGTTTTGTTTCCGTGTAGCTCCTCACTAGCACAATTGTCCGCGTCTCCCACCTTCACTTCACTGCCGATTGAAGCTTGAGTTTTCGACTCGGTTGCTACTTTAGCAGTACGTTGGTCTGGATGGGGTCTTTTCCTGCTACTCTTTACTTCACCTTCTTTACTTGCCTTGGCACCTTTGTTTCTCCGAACATGCACATCCTTTTTTGAAGAAGGTTCTGCTTGAACTGTTGACGTGGTTGAACTGGAGTCATCACTGGTCACATAAGATGGTTCTTCCGTTGTCTCGCTCTCTAAATTGGGCATGGTGGAAATGGAGACATCACTTGCCACATGAGAAGGTTCTTTCGTTGACTTGCTCTCTAAATTTGGCATGGTGGAAATGGAGACATCAGTTGTCACATGAGAAGGTTCTTCCTGTGACTTGCTCTCTAAATTGGATGTGATAGACGTGGAGCCATCACACGTCACATTTGAAGGTTCTTTTATGGACATTTGCGTGGTGGGACTGGCGCTATCACTAGTCACAGCTGAACGTTCTTCCACTGACTTTCTCTCCAAATTGGACATGGTGGAACCAGAGCCATCGCTCATCACATTTGAAGGTTCTTCCCTGGAGACTTCACTTGTCACGTCTGAAAGTTCTTCCTTGTCCAAATTGGACACGGTAGAAGTGGAGCCACTTCTCGTCGCATCTGAAGGTTCTTCGTTTGATTTTTTATTCCAATCGGACGTGGTAGAACTGGAGCCATCACTTGTCACATTATGATGTtcttcatttgactttttttccaaactggGGCAGATCGTCCCGTCGACTTTGTCACCAATCTGAAGCatctttcctgtttttttctttttaggtcGAGTTTTCTTCACGTTCACCTTAGTGGAAGCAAGAATAAGATCAGCAGGGCTACTTTTGGAAGAATgcgttttctctctcttttcatccCCAGACCTCCGGGCTACATGAGTTGAAGCTGACTGCAGGCTAGACCGTCTGCGGGGACTTTTTCTAAGAGTAAGCCTTTCCTTCTTTGCCCTACTGGCTTCCAAAGACTCGCTGCCCCTTGAAGCACAGCGCTTCCTCAAATTAAGAACTCTTAATTTGAGTGCATGGACAACTGAACTCCGGGATGCTGCAGTTAGAGGGGAGACCCTGTGCAAAGAAATCTTTTGTTCAACACAACTGCTCACTGTTTGTTGGGAATTTGACTTCTGGTGTAGAATCTCGTCATCGTCATTGACTTCCTCTTGCGTTTCGTTAATTTCTAACTTGGTACTAACCGTTGGAGATGTTGGCGTCTCATGACCGTCTGAGGTTTCACTCTTTAGACTTTGACTGTTTTGTCCCTTAGTCGTGTTTTCGTCATGTGTTGCTTTGTTTGCCTTTCGTGGACGGCCTCTCGTTTTAGGGAACATTTCAGTTTGGTTGACATGAACCTGCTTTTTCTTGAATTTATGCCTCAGTTTGAGCCTACGTCTGAAAAAGGGTAATTCCCGAGGCTCTGATCTTTGACCTTTTCTTAACCTCAGATTCAAACTATGATTACTGGACTGTGCGGTGGTGTCCTTGTTGGAGAGATTCTTCAAAACATTAGAATGCTTGGAttcatttctgttttttaGCTCTCCTTTCGCCATGGGAGGAGGAACACTGGCAGATTTCGCCGTCACATCTCGAGATGCATGCCGCCTTAACACACGAGTGGACTGGCTCAAAGTCCCTTCCGTAGCTTTTACCTGCAtgcagttagggttagggtctgTCTGCTGGTCCACAGTCTTAACTGGCTTGATGGGTTTGGAAGCATAGTGCTCTTTTTCATGAAGGTTCAGTGCCCAgagacaaataaatagtttGGAACAACCAGGCAAGCAGCACACTGCCTGCAGTGGACTGTGTTTTCTTGCGTGTCGGCTCATTTCATTTCCAGTTTTGAACCTGGCAGTGCAACCCAGATGAAGGCAAGGATGGCGAGGACTGAGGCGGTGTCTTTCCACATGATgctgaaaatgttcaaaactcCATAGAACCCTCTTGCAAATACTGCATTTGTTGTTTGCAACTTTCAATGACATTTCTAAAGGTTTGATGTCACCGTAGTGATGCTCGAGAGCATGGTAGAGAAGAGCAACACGGTTTTTAGAAAGGTCTGTGGACCAATTGCATCCATCTGCTGGACAGTTAATTTTCACTTTGGGCTCTACCCTTTTCTCCTGAATAGCCTTCTTCCCGTCCTTAATGACATTATTCTTTAAACCTTCAACGCATTTCCTCTTCTGAACCGAAGATGCAAAGGAATCACAAGAGTTGGCCATTGCACGAGTCAACTCGCGATGGTCTGCTTTGTCTTCAGTATCGTGTGTTGGAGTTGCCTGGTTGTCTTCAGCTTTTGAGTTGCTATGTTTCATTTGgtcaaatgtattatttttgtcaaaaagtCCATTTATCTTGCTTTTGGGAGATTTGCCGTCAATGCACTCATTTGGCTCGTTTTTCTGTACAAATTGACTATCGACTGCCTTGTCATTTGATCGCAAATTTCTTGATTCTAATTGCAAGTCTGCTTCTGGATGACTAAGAGATTTATCGCAGACAGAGGAGTTCCTCAGCTTCCTACTATGGTGATGACCAGACAGGCTGTTGGGAACATTAGCTTTGGCAGAGGTCTTGGGTTGGGAGAAATCTTTGGTTTCTGACTCACAGGTTTGTGGAGCTTTGCTACTGGCTACCTCTTTGCTTCTTTTGAGCTTCTCAATGTGGTCAGACAAGTGCATCATTGCCAGGAGGTCATCTTTAAAAGTGGTCCCACAAAACATACACTCATCCTTACGGAAGTGGAACATAGCATGTATTACTACGCGTCTGCCCTTAAAATCTTTGTGACAAAAAGTACAGCAGTACTCCAACTTGGATTCCTCTGTTTCTATTGACTCATCATCCTCAAAGTCATCCTCATAGTCGTCATATTCGGCTAGTGTTTCATGATTATTTCCTTGCATATTACCAGTGGTGGATGGTTCTGGCACTGTATGACTGGAGGCATTGGCAaaattgctttcattttggaGCACCGATTGCTTGGAGTTAGCGTCTGTAGGTTGTTTGCAATTCTCCAAGTCTGGGAGAAGTTCAACTGGAGAAAACTGAGTCACCATCTCTGTTGCTAAGGCTGAAATGTCATCCATATGGTTAGAATGTTCGTTTTGTGCATCCTCCGTGGTGATGTCTTTGGCCTTGTCAATGCATGTTTTGCCATTTTCAGAATGAGGGCTGAGTGGCTTTGGATTTTgttcttcatttgtgtttacaaGAGCTTGTCTACCTTGGAGAGGCGTGTGACACGTAGAGTCAGAGCTTTGAGACGGTAATGTGTTGGACATTGACGGGGTGTAATCAGTATCTTCTATTTTTCCGCTTTGCGTCTCAAAGGTTGGTGAAAAGTCAATGGACGATGTAGTTGGCTGTTGTGTGACTTTCTCCACTGCGGGGCTTTGTGAAGCTAAAGTCACCTTCATTTCAACAGAACGTTCATCACTGAGTTCGAAAGGTGCAACCGTGGAATGgactttgtctgtttttgaaGAGTGAGCAGTTTGACCTAAAATACAACTTTCTGTTCCTTTtaatgcaattattttttctgaataaactattttttttatctctgtgCTTTCTAAAGGCTCTTTTGCTAACGACTGTAGAACCGGGCTTGGTGTTTCTGGGTGTTCAGTTGTAAGCGCATCCTCCGAGCTCAAACCAACCCTTGTCTCAGCATTAGGTTTCTCACAAAGCACGCTCTGTGGTTCTTTGAGGGAACTCCCATGCGCAGAAGAGCGTGTGATTGTTGATACAGATCCATGAATATTTGACCCTTTACCCTTTCCTTTCGGCCTGCGAGCGTAACAGTGCAAGAGCTGCACAAGCATAGTTTCATCCCTTGCTCGAAGGATGACCTCTTTTCCATGCAGCACCTTCACAGGACGGGAGGGGTCAGGAAGCTTTAGTGTTCGCTTATAAAAGAGCATCGGAGGGCATCCTTTCGGTTTGTTGCCGTCTTCGGCGAAAGTTCCCAGCAGCTCATTGTCTGGTAGCGACAGCTCCAAAATTATTTGTGGAGTAGAAGCTGGTTCAAGAGCATCTGCTGTCTCATGCTTTGTGCAAGAGTTTTCCGACGCCTTGGCTTGTGTGCTGTTCTTGGGCCGACCATTTTCAGACCTCTTTAGGGCAGACGACTGATGCACTCTCTGATTTCTCAAACTACGTTTCCTAAGCTTTGACTCTTGTAGATTACCAGAATCTTCCAGGAGccatttgggtttttgaatCCTTCGTTTTGGAGGATCTTTTGCAGATAGTCGAGTAGCTCGTCTTAGCTGCCCAGACCCAATGTCATGTATCCTGTCAAGCTGCCAAAATGAGCGCCTCAAAGGTTGCGATGATGCTTCCTTTGTAAAACGTGACCTGTggttaaccttttttttcacagcGTCACTATCATTCAGTCTTGTTTTGCCTTGAACCAACTTGAGTTTCTTGGGCGACTCCACAGAGCTAATTTCTTTATGCCTCCCATCGTTAGGATTTTTTGCTGTTCCGTTATCAggagccttttttttcacggCATTGCTGTCATTCAGTCCTGTTTTGCCTTGGACCACCTTGAGTTTCTTGGGTGCCTCCTCAGAGCTAATTTCTTTGTGACTGCCATCATTATGACAAGGCCTTTTTGCTGTTCCATTATCAGTATTTGCTGTTGATGTACTACACACAAAGGGAAAGTCTTTGGCACAGTAGTTTGGGACCCATGATTCCTCCATGAGTTCGTCGAGTGAAGCGTCAACCACTTTCTCACTCATCAGTTTCAAACAATTGGTCCGCAAAGCAATGAGGTTCCAAAACTCTGGATCAAAATAAAGGTCCTTCTTCAAAATCTGCCaatgaaaaaacacacaaacaaaacaataatacaTTGACACGTTATTGTATTGCACGGATATAAATAGTAGGGCCTGACCAATTAATGGGGCGGCCAATTAAATTGGCTAATTATAGCCCTTCTAACGTCAGCAAAGAATCATCGCCATAATAAGATTACTAATAAATACTGTAGATGAAGATAGTGCTTTACCTGCAGCGTTTCAAATCGCGTTTGATTCGTGATGGGACAGTGCTCAACATGGTTGTCCTGGTCTGGAAGCATATACAGGAAATACACCATCTTGTAGGCCCCAACGCTGCGTTCCAAGAAGAAGACAAGCAGCGCACAGGCCCGACACACTTCCAAATCGTTGGGCAGCAGGCCAGCAATAGTTTTATAGATCAGCGACTTGGTGTTAATGTCACAtgggagacaagatttcaaggCATCTGCACAAAGCTCCACACAAAACTGGACCCCGTCTGCACCGAGCTAACAAGACAGAAACAGTAATCATCAGTTGCATGAGACGATCTCAACTGATTTGTGATTTAGATAAATAGCCAATTCATTTTGATGAGTCGTATTCTCACCTCTTCAATAACAACTCTGACAAACGGGAAGACAGAGCTGGCGTTGGCAGCAGACAGCATTAGCCGACGGCTTTCTTCCAGAAAAGCTTGCTTGGAAGTATTCAGCCGTTTGTGAAGTTTGctccacacaaaaacaagttcCCTGCACAGGGGCACAAGGGTGGGACATTTATACACCATTTAtagcattaaaaatgaatttgaattcAATGGATATTCACCCACCATAAATAGTACATGTCTCCCCTGCAGAGTTGTTGGGAGAGGAACACCTGGCAGAGAGCTAACAGCAGTTGATCGGGTTCTTCATACTCTAAACTGCAGATGATGTGCACTGCATCTTTACCAGTGAGGTCAGCGACCTGAAAGAAACAGTTCAGGTTGGGGCTAAAACAGAGCATCATCCAATTACAgccacagagagagagagagagcgagcgagataCGGCCATTAATGTTCAAGTGGCTGCCTCCTTTGCACCAACCTCTTTAAGCAGCTGATTGTATTGCGTCTTGTAAAGCCATGTGAGGTAGACCTGGAGGAAGAACAAGTGTTTCCCTGCCATCGGATGACGAATACAACACTTAGCCAGGGCTAAAGCCTCACGGACACGCTCACAGGATAGAAGGTAGCGCACCCGAAGCTCCAAGAACACTGGCAACTCAGAGCTGAAGAACCTGTCCACTGAGAAAACACAGAATGCTTTCCCAGTTAAATGTATATACACGCTAATTAGCACATTAACGGCAATACTTTTGAAcgggttttttgtttgtattctgAGTGAgtacaaatgtatttgattAAGTGAGAAACACAATGCACAGTATTTGCAGAGTACACGTTGTATCAGCAAAA includes:
- the LOC119134399 gene encoding uncharacterized protein LOC119134399 isoform X1 encodes the protein MAEESSFPELEGLEKQLESLISSHSSDDLHGDSKTYCSDFCKLVEEYASRCRTPLPQLRILETALCHFTRASSFFTSSCDHVLHTLSSLALSVFELLLFFNEQDFHEEPLKHFSIKFQECHVALLKHQNVHLLQVEPLLRSGGAWASTTLKAILSESSLPQNEVDRFFSSELPVFLELRVRYLLSCERVREALALAKCCIRHPMAGKHLFFLQVYLTWLYKTQYNQLLKEVADLTGKDAVHIICSLEYEEPDQLLLALCQVFLSQQLCRGDMYYLWELVFVWSKLHKRLNTSKQAFLEESRRLMLSAANASSVFPFVRVVIEELGADGVQFCVELCADALKSCLPCDINTKSLIYKTIAGLLPNDLEVCRACALLVFFLERSVGAYKMVYFLYMLPDQDNHVEHCPITNQTRFETLQILKKDLYFDPEFWNLIALRTNCLKLMSEKVVDASLDELMEESWVPNYCAKDFPFVCSTSTANTDNGTAKRPCHNDGSHKEISSEEAPKKLKVVQGKTGLNDSNAVKKKAPDNGTAKNPNDGRHKEISSVESPKKLKLVQGKTRLNDSDAVKKKVNHRSRFTKEASSQPLRRSFWQLDRIHDIGSGQLRRATRLSAKDPPKRRIQKPKWLLEDSGNLQESKLRKRSLRNQRVHQSSALKRSENGRPKNSTQAKASENSCTKHETADALEPASTPQIILELSLPDNELLGTFAEDGNKPKGCPPMLFYKRTLKLPDPSRPVKVLHGKEVILRARDETMLVQLLHCYARRPKGKGKGSNIHGSVSTITRSSAHGSSLKEPQSVLCEKPNAETRVGLSSEDALTTEHPETPSPVLQSLAKEPLESTEIKKIVYSEKIIALKGTESCILGQTAHSSKTDKVHSTVAPFELSDERSVEMKVTLASQSPAVEKVTQQPTTSSIDFSPTFETQSGKIEDTDYTPSMSNTLPSQSSDSTCHTPLQGRQALVNTNEEQNPKPLSPHSENGKTCIDKAKDITTEDAQNEHSNHMDDISALATEMVTQFSPVELLPDLENCKQPTDANSKQSVLQNESNFANASSHTVPEPSTTGNMQGNNHETLAEYDDYEDDFEDDESIETEESKLEYCCTFCHKDFKGRRVVIHAMFHFRKDECMFCGTTFKDDLLAMMHLSDHIEKLKRSKEVASSKAPQTCESETKDFSQPKTSAKANVPNSLSGHHHSRKLRNSSVCDKSLSHPEADLQLESRNLRSNDKAVDSQFVQKNEPNECIDGKSPKSKINGLFDKNNTFDQMKHSNSKAEDNQATPTHDTEDKADHRELTRAMANSCDSFASSVQKRKCVEGLKNNVIKDGKKAIQEKRVEPKVKINCPADGCNWSTDLSKNRVALLYHALEHHYGDIKPLEMSLKVANNKCSICKRVLWSFEHFQHHVERHRLSPRHPCLHLGCTARFKTGNEMSRHARKHSPLQAVCCLPGCSKLFICLWALNLHEKEHYASKPIKPVKTVDQQTDPNPNCMQVKATEGTLSQSTRVLRRHASRDVTAKSASVPPPMAKGELKNRNESKHSNVLKNLSNKDTTAQSSNHSLNLRLRKGQRSEPRELPFFRRRLKLRHKFKKKQVHVNQTEMFPKTRGRPRKANKATHDENTTKGQNSQSLKSETSDGHETPTSPTVSTKLEINETQEEVNDDDEILHQKSNSQQTVSSCVEQKISLHRVSPLTAASRSSVVHALKLRVLNLRKRCASRGSESLEASRAKKERLTLRKSPRRRSSLQSASTHVARRSGDEKREKTHSSKSSPADLILASTKVNVKKTRPKKKKTGKMLQIGDKVDGTICPSLEKKSNEEHHNVTSDGSSSTTSDWNKKSNEEPSDATRSGSTSTVSNLDKEELSDVTSEVSREEPSNVMSDGSGSTMSNLERKSVEERSAVTSDSASPTTQMSIKEPSNVTCDGSTSITSNLESKSQEEPSHVTTDVSISTMPNLESKSTKEPSHVASDVSISTMPNLESETTEEPSYVTSDDSSSTTSTVQAEPSSKKDVHVRRNKGAKASKEGEVKSSRKRPHPDQRTAKVATESKTQASIGSEVKVGDADNCASEELHGNKTPESVKDKRGQAKSKLAKEYDGSTLCMDTLAEYGKKHMRAPPTAYLDEKFTAMPKKRKEAASDIYTSLEEAPVTVAPQRHRCANCFTTFNSAEELQRHHHLQHCTNLFGFDSDDEGNC